A stretch of the Sorangium aterium genome encodes the following:
- a CDS encoding serine/threonine-protein kinase, with translation MSESVFIAGGQASSAARERAMTLVGRTLVHRYRLEELVAMGGIAAVFRAKKLATGEDVAVKVLHPDAEELPELIERFEREALAGRHIFHPNVAAVYEINQLEDGAWFMVMEFIRGTTLRKLIDQGPVRPARAANIARQLASALNAAHDFGIVHRDVKPLNVMVLDGPEERVLLIDFGLAKVPIEQFSITDDGSRRSLTNAGVLLGTVAYMAPEAALGMRSVDRRADLYALGVILYEMLAGKHPFTAVEPSALFAQHRSAVPPPIAERSPGVVVPPALEAVVMRLLAKDPDDRFPHARAVLVALDAALQKMSAPDSGIAIAAPASLRAAASFIERRTSRAVIAGAGILFFAIGSVIAWLLASR, from the coding sequence ATGAGCGAGTCCGTGTTCATCGCGGGAGGCCAGGCGAGCTCCGCGGCGCGAGAGCGCGCGATGACGCTCGTCGGGCGCACGCTCGTCCACCGCTATCGCCTCGAGGAGCTCGTCGCGATGGGCGGCATCGCCGCCGTCTTCAGGGCAAAGAAGCTCGCGACCGGCGAGGACGTGGCCGTCAAGGTGCTCCACCCGGACGCCGAGGAGCTGCCGGAGCTCATCGAGCGCTTCGAGCGGGAGGCGCTCGCCGGTCGCCACATCTTCCACCCGAACGTCGCGGCGGTCTACGAGATCAACCAGCTCGAAGACGGCGCGTGGTTCATGGTGATGGAGTTCATCCGCGGCACCACGCTGCGGAAGCTCATCGACCAGGGCCCCGTCCGGCCGGCGCGCGCGGCGAACATCGCGCGCCAGCTCGCGAGCGCGCTCAACGCGGCGCACGACTTCGGGATCGTGCACAGGGACGTGAAGCCGCTCAACGTCATGGTCCTCGACGGGCCGGAGGAGCGCGTCCTGCTCATCGACTTTGGCCTCGCCAAGGTGCCGATCGAGCAGTTCTCCATCACCGACGACGGCTCGCGCCGCTCGCTCACGAACGCCGGGGTGCTGCTCGGCACGGTGGCGTACATGGCGCCCGAGGCGGCGCTCGGCATGCGCTCCGTCGACCGGCGGGCCGACCTCTACGCGCTCGGGGTCATCCTCTACGAGATGCTCGCGGGCAAGCACCCCTTCACGGCGGTCGAGCCGTCGGCGCTGTTCGCGCAGCACCGGTCGGCCGTGCCGCCGCCGATCGCCGAGCGCTCCCCGGGCGTCGTCGTCCCGCCCGCGCTGGAGGCGGTCGTGATGCGCCTGCTCGCCAAGGATCCGGACGACCGCTTCCCCCACGCGCGCGCCGTGCTCGTGGCGCTCGACGCCGCCCTCCAGAAGATGAGCGCGCCGGACAGCGGCATCGCCATCGCCGCCCCGGCCAGCCTCCGGGCCGCGGCCAGCTTCATCGAGCGGCGGACCTCGCGGGCCGTGATCGCCGGCGCGGGCATCCTGTTCTTCGCGATCGGGAGCGTGATCGCCTGGCTGCTCGCGTCGCGCTGA
- a CDS encoding amidohydrolase family protein, which produces MGRLALSVVAASHWLAGCGVAERPSTPSASDVGCAGCTVLRGGMVFDGTRAARATVVIEGDRVKQVAFGDAEPGVEAGGGEVVDVAGKTVLPGLIDLHVHSLSVAGPYAYSDADLHLEDHTKAMLRAGVTSYLDLGSSQHVIFEQRARIDAGDILAPQLFAAGPLLTPTGGHPCYQGSPPGDYCVFIDSPADVDGAFEALLPRAPDFIKIVIEAGGSMQLPRLTRPSVAAIQAAAAAAHVRVIAHATAAADVEAALDGGVTLFAHIPDEDRISPELARRMAAAGAVVVPTLAVADGLYRTAHGALTELDDPALVDDVPIGVIAALRDPSLLAELRTAHFLELVERRRDHAIANLVTCYQAGVTIAAGTDAGNPGVFHGLSLRREVALLVEVGMPPLEALAAATRRAADVLGRPDLGRIERGALADVLVVDGDPLADVRALERVSRVYKSGVLLDREALALPRKTSLAREPRTGAGPGEACLAASECAPAQSCNPAQVCAATCRAASDCAPGSACFLDSGSFTGGACIDGDGCDLFAQDCANGAACVFWGNGSTSCWNAGAGSDGQPCDASFACAPGSVCDPSNTCRALCDPRGERGAPCPGGERCVDHTALAGLSVGTCEQAGRR; this is translated from the coding sequence ATGGGTCGCCTCGCTTTGTCTGTCGTCGCCGCGTCACACTGGCTCGCAGGCTGCGGCGTCGCGGAGCGCCCCTCGACGCCCAGCGCGTCCGACGTGGGGTGTGCGGGCTGCACCGTGCTGAGGGGAGGCATGGTGTTCGACGGCACGCGCGCGGCCAGGGCGACGGTCGTGATCGAGGGCGACAGGGTGAAGCAGGTCGCCTTCGGCGACGCAGAGCCCGGCGTCGAGGCCGGGGGCGGTGAGGTCGTTGACGTCGCCGGCAAGACGGTCCTCCCAGGGCTCATCGATCTCCACGTCCACTCGCTGAGCGTCGCCGGGCCCTATGCGTACTCCGACGCCGACCTCCACCTCGAGGACCACACGAAGGCGATGCTCCGCGCGGGCGTGACCTCGTACCTCGACCTCGGCTCATCCCAGCACGTCATCTTCGAGCAGCGAGCGCGCATCGACGCCGGCGACATCCTCGCGCCGCAGCTCTTCGCCGCCGGGCCGCTGCTCACGCCGACCGGAGGGCATCCCTGCTATCAGGGCAGCCCGCCCGGCGACTACTGCGTCTTCATCGACTCGCCCGCCGACGTCGATGGGGCCTTCGAGGCGCTCCTCCCGAGGGCGCCCGATTTCATCAAGATCGTGATCGAGGCGGGCGGATCGATGCAGCTCCCGCGCCTGACGCGCCCGTCCGTGGCGGCGATCCAGGCGGCCGCCGCGGCCGCGCACGTCCGGGTGATCGCCCACGCGACGGCGGCCGCGGACGTCGAGGCCGCGCTCGACGGCGGCGTGACGCTCTTCGCGCACATCCCGGACGAGGACCGAATCTCACCGGAGCTCGCGCGGAGGATGGCCGCTGCCGGGGCCGTCGTCGTCCCCACGCTCGCGGTGGCGGATGGCCTGTACCGCACGGCCCACGGAGCGCTGACCGAGCTCGACGACCCCGCCCTCGTCGACGACGTGCCGATCGGCGTGATCGCGGCCCTGCGCGATCCCTCCTTGCTCGCGGAGCTCAGGACGGCGCATTTCCTGGAGCTCGTGGAGCGGCGGCGCGACCATGCGATCGCGAACCTCGTCACCTGCTACCAGGCCGGCGTCACCATCGCCGCCGGCACCGACGCCGGCAACCCGGGCGTCTTTCACGGGCTGAGCCTGCGCCGCGAGGTCGCGCTCCTCGTCGAGGTCGGGATGCCGCCGCTCGAGGCGCTCGCCGCCGCCACGCGCCGCGCCGCGGACGTGCTCGGGCGGCCCGATCTCGGGCGCATCGAGCGAGGGGCGCTCGCGGACGTGCTCGTGGTCGACGGCGATCCGCTCGCCGACGTCCGCGCGCTCGAGCGCGTGTCGCGCGTCTACAAGTCGGGCGTCCTCCTCGATCGCGAGGCGCTCGCGTTGCCGCGCAAGACCAGCCTCGCGCGGGAGCCCAGGACGGGCGCCGGCCCCGGCGAGGCGTGCCTCGCCGCGTCGGAGTGCGCGCCGGCGCAGTCGTGCAACCCGGCCCAGGTCTGCGCCGCGACCTGCCGCGCCGCCTCGGACTGCGCGCCCGGGAGCGCGTGCTTCCTCGACAGCGGCTCGTTCACGGGGGGGGCCTGCATCGACGGCGACGGCTGCGATCTCTTCGCGCAGGATTGCGCCAACGGCGCTGCCTGCGTGTTCTGGGGCAACGGCTCGACGTCGTGCTGGAACGCGGGCGCGGGCTCGGACGGGCAGCCGTGCGACGCGTCGTTTGCGTGCGCGCCCGGCAGCGTCTGCGACCCCTCGAACACCTGCAGAGCGCTCTGCGATCCGCGCGGCGAGCGCGGCGCGCCGTGCCCGGGCGGCGAGCGGTGCGTCGATCACACCGCGCTCGCAGGGCTCTCCGTGGGAACCTGCGAGCAGGCCGGGCGCCGCTGA